In Paenibacillus phoenicis, one genomic interval encodes:
- a CDS encoding S8 family serine peptidase — protein sequence MSKKVVAGILSFLLAFTLLLPMAGAEGDALAGADARRDGVPRLNQDAVTQEALRKQVSDVQLKGREQREVLGQASPAGNKLQLERQDAEAAAVQPQNFVPLTDGSELTTVIVELQEAPLKVFEATQSKMKTSHSLSSHRKAIDLQQQTFKTQAVGKLKAKIKREYENIFNGYSLTLPANEIENLLKLPGVKAVYPNETVYATEEEETPTAPLDSVSFIGSGDFWAEGNEGQGIKVGVIDTGVAKDHPDLADAVPDGYWGYDFVNDDSEPYETTKQDYLDAHAQNPSLPEFDENGRAYYTSHGSHVSGIVAGRGVGTDELAGTKGVAPEAEIYAYKVLGPYGSGTTEDVIAGIERAVVDGMDVINLSLGSNTNNQRSADSIAVNNAMKAGVVAVVSSGNSGPGAATVTDPGSSELAITVGASKPPLVTPIMRIPAMGGEGFFMDTFDKSAGIEDLTESYPLVDVGLGKAADYAGKDLNGKIAFIKRGEISFAEKALNAQAAGAAAAIVFNNVPEALESGTLGDADVQIPVYALSGAYGGRIREALKEQELSAEFSTTIEEDIMAGFSSRGPAKPGYDLKPDISAPGMSVRSSVPDYEGWYAAQNGTSMAAPHIAGAAALVLQKYPNLTPYEVKSLLMNNTVKLSDRNGDRYTHMDQGAGRVALDQVLEAKAVAMAEDSTPYVDGDLPETFYTGSLSFGYVGNGFSAKQHVIVKDIVGESSTYTVSSHWYGNASIDLTLSAAEVAVSAGGETSFDVEVVVPEEAANQRYEGEVILTETATGHVINLPVSVYVGDTPQVDVVTDVDLSSNPISPNNDGLYDTTDISFTVNEYTDYFSLEVHDLNGNWQGVVFETDQGIDPGSYTLRGWDGSVFDENYDEVLLPDGGYLLIPYTGTSLFDSVPSEDSAYVFFVDTTAPVSHLSEPPLTVKSSGQTGVISGEVTEDMLINYLVNFGGLDMELVIGVEAWFADPEGNVDYRFGTIDNQGNFKIEVPVYPGDNEYEVYIYDLAGNGFWDPAHVFSYNHATEPELIVNTENLTLQAGDTEQLTVTYKAANGEESDVTVAAEYSVADSTIATVDQGVVTGVAEGTTTIEVAYEGISKTVNVTVTAEGNEEQPELRVNPESLDLQVDEVQALTVTYKAANGEESDVTAAAEYTVADSTIATVDQGIVTGVAEGTTTIEVVHEGLSQTVHVTVTAEGGEEPEPGEPSLIVTPPSLTLKVGKSNQLAVTYRDADGNETSVTDAVYVSRDPLIAAVSSTGLVTALKAGSTTIDVTSQGLSKSVQVTVTPADPPNNGGGGNGGGNGGGNGGGGGSSSGGSTSTPTTTPTTTPTKPAIPKDAVAIKAGEPTVVKLPNGFTLTIPEGAITSPDAAYVQVTPATEEETKKLLEGLKLPAEVQPFGIYYDINILAKDGKALENIQLSKPAEAAIPLTALNPGAIHGGKISLFKLGDNGELTQFFGRLKDGKVVANLYGSSRYIYLAKNVTFADATPAKFAWAVDAIEILASKDILAGSIDGNFHPTSQVTRAEFVSMLVRALELKADPNAASQISFLDVPAGSWYEEAVKIATSKGLISGYSNGTFAPDQPITRGEIAMVLAKALEVLGQSAGEGGANHSFADQARIPAWAAEAVAKVTSLGIMNGKAGNRFEAESPTTRAEAAVVVYRIFKDFTK from the coding sequence TTGAGCAAGAAAGTCGTTGCAGGAATCTTAAGCTTCCTCCTGGCATTTACGCTGCTTCTGCCGATGGCAGGAGCCGAAGGCGACGCTTTGGCGGGAGCCGATGCAAGGAGGGACGGCGTTCCCCGGTTGAATCAGGACGCCGTGACGCAGGAAGCGCTGCGTAAGCAAGTATCGGACGTTCAGCTGAAAGGCAGAGAGCAACGGGAGGTTTTGGGTCAAGCCTCTCCCGCAGGCAATAAGTTGCAGCTGGAACGCCAGGACGCCGAAGCGGCCGCGGTTCAACCGCAAAACTTCGTTCCGCTTACGGACGGCAGCGAGTTAACGACGGTCATCGTCGAGCTGCAGGAAGCGCCGTTAAAGGTGTTTGAGGCTACGCAGAGCAAAATGAAAACAAGCCATTCGCTGAGCTCCCACAGAAAGGCGATCGATTTGCAGCAGCAAACGTTCAAGACGCAAGCGGTTGGTAAACTGAAGGCCAAAATTAAACGCGAGTACGAAAATATTTTTAACGGGTATTCGCTGACCCTTCCGGCCAATGAGATCGAAAATCTGCTCAAGCTTCCGGGAGTGAAGGCCGTTTATCCTAACGAAACGGTCTATGCCACGGAGGAGGAAGAGACTCCGACTGCGCCGCTGGACAGCGTGTCGTTTATCGGCAGCGGTGACTTCTGGGCCGAAGGAAACGAAGGCCAGGGGATTAAAGTTGGGGTCATCGATACCGGTGTGGCGAAGGACCATCCCGATTTGGCGGATGCGGTTCCGGATGGGTATTGGGGTTATGACTTTGTGAACGATGATTCCGAGCCCTACGAAACAACGAAGCAGGATTATTTGGATGCACATGCCCAGAATCCGTCGCTGCCTGAGTTTGATGAAAACGGCAGAGCTTACTATACTTCGCACGGCAGCCACGTCTCGGGAATCGTAGCCGGTCGTGGCGTTGGCACGGATGAACTGGCAGGGACCAAAGGGGTCGCACCAGAAGCGGAAATTTACGCTTATAAGGTGTTAGGTCCATACGGCAGCGGTACGACGGAGGATGTGATCGCCGGTATCGAGCGTGCAGTCGTGGATGGCATGGATGTCATCAATCTGTCGCTGGGCTCCAACACCAATAACCAGCGCTCCGCCGACTCGATTGCGGTCAACAATGCGATGAAAGCCGGCGTTGTGGCCGTGGTATCCAGCGGCAACTCCGGACCGGGGGCTGCGACGGTGACCGATCCGGGCAGTTCGGAGCTGGCGATTACGGTTGGCGCATCCAAGCCGCCGCTCGTCACGCCGATTATGCGGATTCCGGCGATGGGCGGAGAAGGCTTCTTTATGGATACGTTTGATAAGTCCGCCGGGATCGAGGATTTAACCGAGTCTTACCCGTTGGTGGATGTTGGACTCGGGAAAGCAGCGGATTATGCGGGTAAGGACTTGAACGGAAAAATCGCCTTTATCAAACGCGGTGAGATTTCCTTCGCGGAAAAAGCGCTCAACGCCCAAGCCGCGGGTGCGGCCGCCGCGATTGTGTTCAACAACGTGCCGGAAGCTTTGGAAAGCGGGACGTTGGGGGACGCAGATGTTCAAATCCCGGTTTACGCTCTTTCTGGAGCGTATGGGGGACGAATTCGGGAGGCTTTGAAGGAACAGGAGCTGTCTGCTGAATTCAGTACAACGATAGAAGAAGATATTATGGCGGGCTTTAGCTCGCGTGGACCAGCCAAACCGGGGTATGACCTCAAACCGGACATTTCCGCACCAGGGATGAGCGTTCGCTCCAGCGTGCCGGATTATGAAGGCTGGTATGCCGCTCAAAACGGCACCAGTATGGCCGCGCCGCACATTGCAGGTGCAGCAGCCCTCGTGCTGCAAAAATATCCAAACCTGACGCCTTATGAAGTAAAGTCCTTATTGATGAATAATACCGTGAAACTCAGCGATCGGAACGGTGACCGCTATACCCACATGGATCAAGGGGCCGGTCGGGTCGCGCTGGATCAGGTTCTGGAGGCCAAAGCGGTAGCGATGGCAGAGGATTCGACGCCTTATGTGGATGGGGATCTCCCGGAAACTTTTTATACGGGCAGCCTGTCGTTTGGATATGTTGGCAACGGCTTTTCTGCCAAACAACATGTGATCGTGAAGGACATCGTCGGGGAGTCCTCGACCTACACGGTCAGTTCGCATTGGTATGGCAATGCATCGATTGACCTAACCTTGTCTGCGGCAGAGGTTGCGGTCAGCGCTGGCGGGGAAACCAGCTTCGACGTCGAAGTTGTCGTGCCGGAAGAAGCCGCCAACCAACGGTATGAAGGTGAAGTGATCCTGACCGAAACGGCAACCGGGCATGTGATTAACCTGCCGGTATCGGTCTACGTTGGTGATACGCCGCAGGTGGATGTGGTGACGGATGTAGATCTGTCCAGCAACCCGATTTCGCCGAATAACGATGGACTTTATGATACTACAGACATCTCATTCACGGTGAATGAATATACCGATTACTTCTCGCTGGAAGTCCATGATCTGAACGGAAATTGGCAGGGCGTGGTCTTTGAAACCGATCAAGGCATTGATCCCGGCAGCTATACTTTGAGAGGTTGGGACGGAAGTGTTTTTGATGAAAATTACGACGAAGTGTTACTTCCCGATGGCGGATACCTGCTGATCCCTTATACTGGAACATCCTTGTTTGACTCCGTTCCTTCGGAAGACTCTGCTTATGTATTCTTCGTCGATACGACGGCACCGGTATCCCATCTTAGTGAACCGCCATTGACAGTGAAGAGCTCTGGTCAAACGGGAGTCATCTCCGGCGAAGTGACGGAGGATATGCTGATTAATTATCTCGTGAACTTCGGCGGGCTGGATATGGAGCTTGTGATTGGTGTCGAGGCGTGGTTTGCAGATCCAGAGGGCAATGTAGATTATCGGTTTGGCACTATTGATAACCAAGGGAATTTCAAAATTGAGGTTCCCGTATATCCTGGCGACAACGAATATGAAGTGTACATCTATGACTTGGCCGGGAATGGGTTCTGGGATCCGGCACATGTGTTTAGCTACAACCACGCTACAGAACCGGAATTGATCGTTAACACTGAAAATCTGACGCTGCAAGCAGGAGATACCGAACAACTCACCGTAACGTATAAAGCGGCAAACGGTGAGGAGAGCGACGTCACAGTAGCAGCAGAATATTCCGTAGCTGACTCGACTATCGCGACAGTTGACCAAGGCGTCGTAACCGGGGTAGCAGAAGGAACGACCACGATTGAAGTTGCGTACGAAGGAATCTCGAAGACCGTTAATGTAACCGTAACCGCTGAAGGCAATGAAGAACAACCAGAGCTGCGGGTGAATCCGGAGAGCTTGGATCTTCAAGTAGATGAAGTTCAAGCGCTCACCGTAACGTATAAAGCGGCAAACGGTGAGGAGAGTGACGTCACAGCAGCAGCGGAATATACCGTGGCGGACTCCACGATCGCGACTGTCGATCAAGGTATCGTGACCGGGGTAGCGGAAGGAACGACAACGATTGAGGTTGTGCACGAAGGTCTCTCCCAAACTGTTCATGTGACTGTTACTGCTGAAGGCGGCGAAGAACCAGAACCAGGGGAACCTTCGCTGATCGTTACACCACCTTCTCTGACTCTGAAAGTTGGAAAAAGCAACCAGTTAGCAGTGACTTATCGGGATGCGGATGGCAATGAAACCTCTGTGACAGATGCGGTATACGTATCGAGAGATCCGCTGATTGCTGCCGTTTCAAGTACGGGACTGGTTACGGCCTTGAAAGCAGGCTCTACCACGATCGACGTGACTTCCCAAGGTTTGTCGAAGTCCGTCCAGGTCACAGTCACCCCAGCTGACCCGCCTAACAATGGCGGCGGAGGCAATGGCGGAGGTAATGGCGGCGGCAACGGTGGCGGAGGCGGATCCAGCAGCGGCGGTTCCACTTCTACGCCAACCACGACACCAACAACGACGCCAACTAAACCAGCAATACCTAAGGATGCCGTAGCCATCAAGGCAGGCGAACCAACGGTGGTGAAGCTGCCAAATGGGTTTACGTTAACGATTCCGGAAGGCGCGATCACTTCCCCGGATGCCGCTTATGTCCAAGTCACGCCGGCAACCGAGGAAGAAACGAAGAAGCTGCTGGAAGGATTGAAGCTGCCAGCAGAAGTTCAACCGTTTGGAATCTATTATGATATCAACATTTTAGCGAAAGACGGGAAAGCGCTGGAAAATATCCAGCTCAGCAAGCCAGCCGAAGCCGCAATCCCGCTGACGGCATTGAATCCTGGAGCAATCCATGGCGGGAAGATCAGCCTGTTCAAGCTGGGGGACAACGGAGAATTAACTCAATTCTTCGGACGATTGAAGGACGGTAAAGTGGTTGCGAACCTGTACGGCTCTAGCCGTTACATCTATCTGGCCAAGAACGTCACCTTTGCTGATGCCACCCCAGCGAAGTTCGCTTGGGCGGTGGATGCGATCGAAATTCTGGCATCGAAAGACATTCTCGCTGGATCCATCGACGGTAACTTCCATCCGACATCGCAAGTCACTCGGGCGGAATTCGTATCCATGCTGGTTCGGGCACTGGAATTGAAGGCTGATCCAAACGCAGCTAGCCAGATTTCCTTCCTTGACGTTCCTGCAGGAAGCTGGTACGAGGAGGCCGTGAAGATTGCGACATCCAAGGGGCTGATCAGCGGTTATTCCAACGGTACTTTTGCGCCGGACCAACCGATTACTCGCGGTGAAATCGCAATGGTTTTGGCGAAGGCGCTGGAGGTCCTGGGCCAATCCGCAGGGGAAGGCGGAGCGAATCACAGCTTTGCCGATCAAGCTCGCATTCCAGCTTGGGCCGCCGAGGCGGTAGCCAAAGTCACGAGCCTTGGCATCATGAACGGCAAGGCGGGGAACCGCTTCGAGGCCGAATCGCCAACGACCCGAGCTGAGGCAGCCGTCGTGGTGTACCGCATCTTCAAAGATTTTACCAAATAA
- a CDS encoding helix-turn-helix domain-containing protein, translated as MLKYTEENYIDPEVPVNPFRVEALSQVSPEHTHDFYEFFVIEAGSCRHVVNGETQLLQAGCLVFIRPEDIHRYEQNGEEDCRFYNVPCRHSLMDEAMAFLGEEEIAERLLQSHLPQVALLSPTEVGEFVALFERIKLLSSIDKQKARLVLKSGLIDLLTRYFFNPNPVKQEEIPLWLEHALSKMQLKENLHRGLPALYELSGRSIGHVNRAFRRYLQQTPTEYLNQLKLSAARNLLLTTELRVVEIALECGFENVSHFYHQFKKWYHQAPLDLRRNRQAIPVSTASPGATRRPD; from the coding sequence ATGCTGAAATATACCGAGGAAAACTACATTGATCCGGAGGTGCCGGTCAACCCGTTTCGGGTGGAGGCCTTGTCTCAGGTTTCGCCGGAGCATACCCATGATTTCTATGAATTTTTCGTAATTGAAGCAGGGAGCTGCCGCCATGTTGTGAATGGGGAGACCCAATTGCTACAGGCGGGTTGCCTGGTCTTCATCCGGCCGGAGGATATCCATCGATACGAGCAGAACGGGGAGGAGGACTGCCGGTTTTACAATGTTCCCTGCCGGCATAGCTTGATGGACGAAGCGATGGCTTTTTTGGGGGAGGAAGAGATCGCCGAGCGGCTGCTGCAATCGCATCTGCCCCAGGTGGCCCTGCTGTCGCCAACCGAAGTTGGCGAATTCGTCGCCTTATTCGAACGCATCAAGCTGTTGTCCTCCATCGACAAACAGAAGGCCCGCCTCGTCCTCAAAAGCGGACTGATCGACCTGCTAACCCGTTACTTTTTTAACCCGAATCCGGTCAAGCAGGAGGAGATTCCATTATGGCTGGAGCATGCACTCAGCAAAATGCAGCTGAAAGAAAATCTCCACCGCGGGCTTCCCGCCTTGTATGAATTGTCCGGAAGAAGCATCGGCCACGTGAACCGCGCCTTCCGCCGATATCTGCAGCAGACGCCAACGGAATATTTGAACCAGCTGAAGCTGAGCGCAGCCCGCAACCTGCTGCTGACGACGGAGCTGCGCGTGGTGGAAATCGCCCTGGAGTGCGGGTTCGAGAACGTCAGCCATTTTTATCATCAATTCAAAAAATGGTACCACCAAGCGCCGCTGGATTTGCGCCGGAATCGCCAAGCCATCCCTGTGTCGACAGCCAGTCCTGGGGCAACGCGGCGGCCGGACTAA
- a CDS encoding beta-mannosidase: MLLVDLGGAWRMKRLDQTEWLPGTVPGSVYYDLLNAGQMPDPYYRDQEYEVLELSKYDYEYERTFQVDEPTLDHDRVVLLCEGLDTLAEVYLNGTLILNADNMHRTYEVDIKSQLILGENHIHVILRSPVEYVLRKQAERPLIGCADAVPGISHLRKAHSMFGWDWGPQLPDLGIWRDMTIRGYDRSRIEDVYITQTHEPGKVSLDVRVRTDSWAEGNREITVRVTSPSGHVLETQVLEQNEQSTARANGTLRERHIPVVILNPELWWPNGLGEQPLYEVEVVLSEQGRELDRHDLRIGLRTLTVLQEEDEWGESFQFVVNGIPFFSMGADYVPEDNIFPRRSRERTEHLIRSCAEANFNTIRVWGGGHYPEDYFYDLCDEYGIVVWQDHMYACGVYELTEEFKANITQETIDNMKRLRHHASLGLWCGNNEQEMAWDEWNWAEQTSLQLQADYIKMYEVLLPEIAKEIDPNTFYWRASPSSKGSFDKPNDENYGDMHYWDVWHGKKPFTAYRTIYPRYMSEFGLQSFPSLKTVETFTLPEDRNIFSYVMESHQKNGTGNEKILYYIGETYRYPKDFSSLLYASQLVQAEGMRCGVEHWRRNRGRCMGALYWQLNDIWPVASWSSIDYYGRWKALQYEAKRFFAPVLASACEEGTRVALHVSNESKQTAKGKLVWTLRNACSEVLRQGERAAEVAPFTSVELEQLDFAGELDTKAKLRSTYLEYAWEEDGEIVSGGTVLFVKAKHFEFANPNIQAVITEAEDRFTITLTAEAYARFVELDFTGLDAIFSDNYFDLSGGSKKTVTIAKSTLSRPAALTELQERLTVRSVFDI; this comes from the coding sequence ATGCTGCTTGTCGACTTGGGCGGAGCTTGGCGGATGAAACGGCTGGACCAGACGGAATGGCTCCCGGGAACCGTGCCGGGTTCGGTTTATTATGATTTGTTGAATGCCGGACAAATGCCGGACCCGTATTACCGCGATCAGGAGTACGAGGTACTGGAGCTTTCGAAATACGATTATGAATATGAACGGACCTTTCAGGTGGACGAGCCCACGTTGGACCATGACCGGGTGGTGCTGCTTTGCGAGGGGTTGGATACCCTGGCTGAGGTGTACTTGAATGGGACGCTCATTCTGAACGCAGACAATATGCACCGGACGTACGAAGTTGACATCAAATCGCAGCTGATTCTCGGGGAAAATCACATTCACGTGATTTTGCGTTCGCCGGTTGAATACGTGCTGCGCAAGCAGGCGGAACGGCCGCTGATCGGCTGTGCTGACGCCGTGCCGGGGATTTCCCATCTGCGTAAGGCGCATTCGATGTTCGGCTGGGATTGGGGGCCGCAGCTGCCAGACCTCGGGATCTGGAGGGACATGACCATCCGCGGTTACGATCGTTCCCGGATCGAAGATGTGTACATCACGCAAACCCACGAGCCCGGCAAGGTCAGCTTGGATGTACGCGTGCGGACGGATAGCTGGGCGGAAGGGAACCGGGAGATCACGGTCCGCGTAACCAGTCCGTCGGGCCATGTGCTGGAAACCCAGGTTTTGGAGCAAAATGAGCAATCCACCGCTAGGGCAAATGGCACTCTCCGAGAGCGGCATATTCCGGTAGTGATCCTAAATCCGGAGCTGTGGTGGCCCAACGGGCTCGGCGAGCAGCCGCTATACGAAGTGGAGGTTGTGCTTAGCGAGCAAGGCCGGGAGCTGGACCGGCACGACCTGCGCATCGGCCTGCGCACCCTGACGGTGCTGCAGGAAGAAGACGAATGGGGCGAATCGTTCCAGTTTGTCGTGAACGGGATTCCGTTCTTTTCCATGGGGGCGGATTATGTTCCTGAGGACAACATCTTTCCGCGGCGCAGCCGAGAGCGGACAGAACACCTGATCCGCAGCTGTGCTGAAGCCAACTTTAATACGATCCGCGTCTGGGGCGGGGGACATTATCCGGAGGATTATTTTTACGATTTATGTGATGAATACGGGATCGTGGTGTGGCAGGACCATATGTACGCGTGTGGCGTCTATGAGTTGACCGAGGAATTCAAGGCGAACATCACGCAGGAGACGATCGACAATATGAAGCGGCTGCGCCATCACGCTTCGCTGGGGCTTTGGTGCGGGAACAACGAGCAGGAGATGGCCTGGGATGAGTGGAATTGGGCGGAGCAAACCTCGCTGCAACTGCAAGCGGACTACATCAAGATGTATGAGGTGCTGCTGCCGGAGATCGCGAAGGAAATCGATCCGAATACGTTCTACTGGCGGGCCTCGCCGTCCTCGAAGGGGAGCTTCGACAAGCCGAATGACGAAAATTACGGGGACATGCATTACTGGGATGTGTGGCACGGCAAGAAGCCTTTCACCGCCTACCGCACCATCTACCCGCGTTACATGTCGGAGTTCGGGCTGCAGTCATTCCCGTCGCTGAAGACGGTGGAGACGTTTACGCTGCCGGAGGACCGGAATATTTTCTCTTATGTAATGGAATCTCACCAGAAAAACGGGACGGGGAACGAAAAAATCCTCTACTACATCGGGGAAACGTACCGTTATCCCAAGGATTTCTCGTCCCTGCTGTATGCCTCCCAGCTGGTTCAAGCCGAAGGCATGCGTTGCGGAGTCGAGCATTGGCGTCGCAACCGCGGCCGCTGCATGGGGGCATTGTACTGGCAGCTCAACGACATTTGGCCGGTAGCCTCTTGGTCGAGCATCGATTACTACGGCAGATGGAAGGCGCTGCAATATGAGGCCAAGCGCTTCTTTGCTCCCGTGTTGGCGTCGGCCTGCGAGGAAGGTACACGAGTCGCCTTGCACGTATCTAACGAAAGCAAGCAGACCGCGAAGGGCAAGCTGGTCTGGACGCTGCGGAATGCCTGCTCCGAAGTGCTTCGGCAGGGAGAACGGGCGGCGGAAGTCGCTCCGTTTACCAGCGTGGAGCTGGAGCAGCTTGATTTTGCCGGAGAGCTGGACACCAAAGCGAAGCTGCGGAGCACCTATCTCGAATATGCTTGGGAGGAAGACGGAGAGATCGTCAGCGGCGGCACGGTCCTGTTCGTCAAAGCGAAGCATTTCGAATTCGCCAATCCGAACATCCAAGCCGTGATCACGGAGGCGGAAGACCGCTTTACGATCACGCTGACCGCAGAAGCGTATGCTCGGTTCGTAGAGCTGGATTTTACGGGGCTGGACGCCATCTTTAGCGACAATTATTTCGATTTGTCCGGCGGATCGAAGAAGACGGTCACCATCGCCAAATCGACTCTGAGCCGTCCGGCGGCATTAACCGAGCTGCAAGAGCGGCTCACGGTTCGCAGCGTGTTTGATATCTAA
- a CDS encoding alpha-L-fucosidase: protein MLPWFEDAKLGIFIHYGIYAVDGVSESWSFHNGVISYEDYMKQLDGFTASRFDADHWAELIEKSGAKYAVLTTKHHDGVALFDTQYSDLSVVKRTPAKRDIVKEYAEAIKKRGIRLGLYYSLIDWSHPDYPSVYPGGAVPEDLSQVNRFSEPLDGKQDEAKWQRFLQFNRHQLSELLTKYGKVDLLWFDGDWERSAEQWGLPEFKEFLLSFNPDLIINSRLAGHGDYKTPEQGLPITRPEGPWEFCTTINSSWGYQHNDHKYKSLNQIIRMFCDCISMGGNMLLNIGPREDGTIDPRQAVILLGLGDWIRAHEEAVYGTVEGIMTRYWLGGSTLTKDRKTLYLFVYDDPKESVCLKGLCNPIQKVTVLHSGKELKHEIHGGVPWFNIPGTTWIYLTPEDCHEHVTVLKLEFAEPVEMYGGSGAVVTHN, encoded by the coding sequence ATGTTACCATGGTTTGAAGACGCCAAGCTGGGGATCTTTATCCATTACGGGATTTACGCGGTTGACGGTGTTTCCGAATCTTGGTCCTTTCATAACGGCGTGATCTCGTATGAGGATTACATGAAACAATTGGACGGGTTCACAGCTTCCCGGTTTGATGCCGACCACTGGGCGGAATTGATCGAGAAGTCCGGGGCCAAGTACGCGGTGTTGACGACGAAACATCATGACGGCGTAGCGCTGTTTGATACCCAGTACAGTGATTTGAGCGTGGTCAAGCGAACGCCGGCCAAACGTGACATCGTTAAAGAGTATGCCGAAGCGATAAAGAAACGGGGAATTCGACTAGGTTTGTACTATTCGTTAATCGACTGGTCCCATCCTGATTATCCTAGCGTGTATCCAGGCGGTGCTGTGCCCGAGGATCTAAGCCAGGTTAACCGTTTCTCGGAACCGCTGGACGGTAAACAGGACGAGGCGAAGTGGCAGAGGTTCTTGCAGTTTAATCGTCATCAGCTGAGCGAACTATTAACGAAATATGGCAAGGTTGATTTGCTCTGGTTCGACGGGGATTGGGAACGAAGTGCTGAGCAATGGGGATTGCCGGAGTTTAAGGAGTTTTTGCTGTCTTTTAACCCCGATCTGATCATCAACTCACGCCTAGCCGGTCACGGGGATTATAAAACGCCGGAGCAAGGGCTACCGATCACAAGACCCGAAGGACCTTGGGAGTTCTGTACGACGATTAATTCGTCTTGGGGCTATCAACACAATGATCATAAATATAAATCGTTAAATCAAATTATCCGTATGTTCTGCGACTGCATCTCTATGGGCGGCAACATGTTGTTAAATATCGGTCCCCGCGAGGACGGAACGATCGATCCGAGACAAGCTGTCATTTTGCTTGGGTTAGGCGATTGGATACGCGCGCATGAAGAAGCCGTGTATGGAACTGTCGAAGGGATCATGACCCGCTATTGGTTAGGCGGAAGCACGTTAACGAAAGATCGGAAGACGTTATATCTGTTCGTTTACGATGACCCGAAGGAAAGCGTCTGCCTCAAGGGCTTATGTAATCCGATTCAAAAAGTGACCGTGCTCCATTCGGGCAAAGAACTGAAACATGAAATTCATGGCGGTGTGCCCTGGTTTAATATCCCGGGAACGACGTGGATCTATTTAACGCCTGAGGATTGTCATGAGCATGTTACCGTTCTGAAGCTGGAGTTTGCTGAGCCAGTCGAAATGTACGGCGGTTCGGGTGCGGTTGTCACCCATAACTAG
- a CDS encoding ATP-binding protein: MHKTSGLSEYLAISKPIGDKQEPTNLEVTFSYQAILSFGGTVSVQSAPGAGTKFTISLPIYNCEEEAKGMNEG, from the coding sequence ATGCACAAAACGAGCGGGTTATCCGAGTACCTAGCGATATCCAAGCCGATTGGCGATAAGCAGGAGCCTACCAATCTCGAGGTGACTTTCTCCTACCAGGCGATTCTTTCGTTCGGCGGCACGGTGAGCGTGCAAAGCGCACCCGGAGCGGGGACGAAGTTTACGATTAGCTTGCCGATCTATAACTGTGAGGAAGAAGCAAAGGGGATGAATGAAGGATGA
- a CDS encoding PstS family phosphate ABC transporter substrate-binding protein, which translates to MNKSVGELAAKIVLCVLLSSVILFLGFFAGLIVSFSGGAVFYTPLVLVAAAVLVVFLAFFMFLPERHRRKLYFSLLAVVILGGLTTGGYEIRKAYHNSIPVVSDQEVDMRPYRPFADTGKLAVLPEPSKLTLTEDLPRLDGATALYPLYGAFAQAVYPRQDYDLYDSEVMVNTTPVAYKNLIEGRADIIFAAAPSEGQIAAARKEGKELKLTPIGREAFVFFVNASNPVTGLTTEQIRGIYSGEITRWSEVGGREERIRAFQRPEDSGSQTMLIRVMDGRELAKPPKENVASGMGGIISRTADYRNYKNALGYSFLFYATEMVKNGNIRLLAIDGVKPERATIASGEYPFAAEFYAVTAGSDNPNVEKLIEWIRSPQGQYLVEQTGYTPLAP; encoded by the coding sequence ATGAACAAATCCGTCGGAGAGCTTGCGGCCAAAATTGTGCTCTGTGTCCTGTTGTCTAGTGTGATTTTATTCTTAGGATTTTTTGCCGGTTTAATCGTGTCATTCTCCGGCGGAGCGGTGTTCTATACGCCTTTGGTGCTGGTTGCGGCGGCCGTGTTGGTCGTCTTTCTGGCTTTCTTTATGTTCTTGCCGGAGCGGCACCGTCGCAAGTTGTATTTCTCGCTGCTTGCCGTCGTGATCTTGGGCGGCTTGACAACAGGGGGATACGAGATTCGCAAAGCTTACCACAACAGCATTCCGGTCGTCAGCGACCAGGAGGTAGATATGAGGCCGTATCGGCCGTTTGCGGACACGGGGAAGCTGGCCGTGCTGCCGGAACCGTCCAAATTGACATTAACGGAGGATTTACCGCGGCTTGACGGAGCAACGGCACTTTATCCTCTGTATGGAGCGTTTGCGCAGGCCGTATATCCGCGCCAGGATTATGATCTCTACGACAGCGAGGTCATGGTGAATACGACACCTGTGGCTTATAAGAATTTAATCGAAGGCCGGGCGGATATCATTTTCGCCGCCGCGCCGTCGGAGGGGCAAATAGCCGCCGCCCGCAAGGAAGGGAAGGAATTAAAGCTCACCCCGATCGGCCGTGAGGCGTTTGTCTTTTTCGTGAATGCGTCGAATCCGGTAACCGGGTTAACGACGGAGCAGATCCGCGGGATCTACTCGGGGGAAATTACCCGATGGAGTGAAGTGGGGGGCCGCGAAGAGCGGATCCGCGCGTTTCAGCGTCCGGAGGATAGCGGAAGCCAGACGATGCTGATACGGGTGATGGACGGACGGGAGCTCGCCAAACCGCCCAAGGAGAATGTGGCCTCCGGGATGGGTGGCATCATTTCGCGGACCGCGGATTACCGCAACTACAAAAACGCGCTGGGCTATTCGTTCTTGTTTTATGCCACCGAGATGGTGAAAAACGGGAATATCCGCCTGTTGGCCATCGACGGCGTGAAGCCGGAACGAGCGACGATTGCCAGCGGCGAATATCCGTTTGCGGCCGAGTTTTACGCGGTAACGGCGGGCAGTGACAATCCGAACGTGGAGAAGCTGATCGAATGGATTCGCTCCCCGCAAGGGCAGTATTTAGTGGAGCAAACGGGCTATACGCCGCTCGCCCCCTAG